Proteins encoded together in one Lathyrus oleraceus cultivar Zhongwan6 chromosome 5, CAAS_Psat_ZW6_1.0, whole genome shotgun sequence window:
- the LOC127081169 gene encoding uncharacterized protein LOC127081169, which produces MEAKLSASTSLPLRRLCLCRFKETVRVHACSRSESNSTMTHVHGIRFWCSSSPCFRLHHVFRIFARVSSFSIIIPTTSRSFQHSSQLQQNVLNRIQSLSSPIRSYNIHINNQIATSKRVRGSCSTLYILPQMNLQNQHSISSITAHAKSNRTKSKSRKLNGFEASIPNRLKI; this is translated from the exons ATGGAAGCAAAGCTCTCCGCTTCGACGTCCCTTCCTCTTCGGCGCTTGTGTCTGTGCCGTTTCAAGGAGACCGTTCGTGTCCATGCCTGTTCAAGAAGCGAATCAAACTCAACCAT GACTCACGTTCATGGCATCAGATTCTGGTGTTCATCATCACCGTGTTTCAGATTGCATCACGTCTTCAGAATCTTCGCTCGCGTTTCAAGCTTCAGCATCATCATCCCAACAACGTCGCGTTCgtttcaacattcttcacagcTTCAACAAAATGTCCTCAATCGAATTCAATCGTTGTCTTCACCAATCCGGAGTTACAACATCCATATCAATAATCAAATTGCAACATCAAAGAGAGTTCGTGGATCGTGTTCAACCTTATATATTCTCCCTCAAATGAATCTCCAAAATCAACACTCGATTTCATCTATCACTGCGCACGCGAAATCAAACAGAACAAAATCAAAATCAAGAAAACTTAACGGATTTGAAGCTTCAATCCCAAACAG GTTGAAAATCTAA